Proteins from a single region of Argopecten irradians isolate NY chromosome 7, Ai_NY, whole genome shotgun sequence:
- the LOC138327706 gene encoding COMM domain-containing protein 6-like: MDKDQILGVGQLVDLKWKVGMAMSSDTCRNLNSSYVAMAIKVADPSGKITNHNFEMTVQQFQNFSKQLKDIAHALETV, translated from the exons ATGGACAAAGATCAAATCCTTGGAGTTGGACAG TTGGTCGATCTGAAATGGAAAGTTGGCATGGCGATGAGCTCGGATACTTGCCGTAATTTGAACAGTTCCTATGTTGCTATGGCAATCAAAGTGGCCGACCCGTCGGGAAAGATCACCAATCATAACTTTGAGATGACTGTTCAGCAATTCCAG AATTTTTCCAAACAGTTGAAGGATATAGCGCATGCATTGGAAACAGTATGA
- the LOC138327709 gene encoding leucine-rich repeat and fibronectin type-III domain-containing protein 5-like — MRARILRALLQFIMYLMLRNNFFSLGAYVCPSKCRCHFNVTVSCDAGMQTIPIDISELTKSLHLAGNVTLHNSFKHVQSSDLPNMTDLRHFTFSFNEIEIIENLAFSNFKELRQLRLNHNKIKQIGPEIFSGLSKLEVLDLSGNSDMKIFDGTFRNLHALRELYLGEINLHELNIDVFDGLRALNVLDIHSNSIKNIGKQHIDLFPALNVLDISSNSLTTVDEKVLEFISKLQTIYISHNLWNCNCQMKDLKKSQALSNITNAIICAGPSPLEYIPLSQVRDSDLKCLPPKIIDCSSFLPRLTTGTGNGLEISCNISGDPFPYVKWKSPQGNMFIPHNSTVGSSSVYENGSLYISSASPAESGDWTLTVWNSEGMSEKHFKIDIQAGVPTVGSTTTSALPMPSKSSMVFARTNPGQIPTTSKPVNSQTPQHQRLANLDNQSNQGSTEQGWGYTGIIVASVIGGCSLIAIPTLLILLFKCISAKKKVDPAFTKDTSSQPNMRLEFV, encoded by the coding sequence ATGCGTGCCAGAATTTTAAGAGCGCTTCTACAGTTTATAATGTACTTAATGCTGAGGAACAATTTCTTTTCTCTTGGGGCATACGTTTGTCCAAGTAAGTGCCGATGTCATTTCAACGTCACTGTTTCATGTGACGCTGGCATGCAAACCATTCCAATAGACATTTCGGAGCTCACCAAATCGCTACATCTAGCAGGGAATGTAACATTACACAACagtttcaaacatgttcagtCATCCGATCTACCCAACATGACAGACCTGCGTCATTTTACATTCAGTTTTAATGAAATAGAGATCATAGAGAATTTGGCGTTTAGTAACTTCAAGGAACTTCGACAACTGAGACTAAAccataacaaaataaaacaaatcggACCGGAGATATTCAGCGGACTTTCAAAGTTGGAAGTTTTAGACTTATCTGGAAATtcagatatgaaaatatttgacggAACATTCAGGAACCTTCATGCACTTCGAGAATTGTATTTAGGAGAAATCAACTTGCATGAATTAAACATCGATGTTTTCGACGGTTTACGTGCTTTAAACGTCCTAGACATACATAGTAATTCAATCAAAAATATAGGAAAGCAGCACATTGATCTATTTCCAGCGTTGAATGTATTGGATATTTCTTCAAATTCGCTGACAACGGTGGACGAAAAGGTTTTGGAGttcatttcaaaattacaaacaattTACATCAGCCATAATTTATGGAATTGCAATTGCCAGATGAAAGATTTGAAGAAATCCCAGGCGCTCAGTAACATAACGAATGCGATCATTTGTGCTGGTCCAAGTCCGCTCGAATATATACCGTTATCACAGGTCCGTGACTCTGATTTAAAATGCCTGCCACCAAAAATAATCGATTGCAGTTCTTTTTTACCACGACTGACGACCGGAACCGGAAATGGACTTGAAATATCATGCAATATATCTGGAGATCCTTTCCCATATGTGAAATGGAAATCTCCGCAAGGTAACATGTTCATTCCTCACAACTCTACGGTAGGTTCATCTTCTGTATATGAAAACGGATCATTATACATCTCTTCAGCATCACCAGCAGAAAGTGGCGATTGGACATTGACAGTCTGGAACAGCGAAGGCATGTCAGagaaacatttcaaaattgatattcaaGCAGGTGTACCAACAGTGGGTTCAACAACTACATCTGCATTACCAATGCCTTCGAAATCATCCATGGTGTTTGCGAGGACAAATCCGGGACAAATTCCGACTACATCAAAGCCAGTAAATTCCCAAACACCTCAGCACCAAAGACTGGCCAACCTTGACAACCAGTCTAACCAGGGATCAACAGAACAGGGTTGGGGATACACAGGTATAATAGTGGCGTCTGTAATAGGTGGCTGTAGTTTGATTGCCATACCAACACTCCTTATACTTCTGTTTAAATGTATCTCAGCCAAGAAAAAAGTTGATCCAGCCTTCACCAAAGATACGAGCTCTCAGCCCAATATGCGTCTGGAGTTTGTTTAA
- the LOC138327713 gene encoding uncharacterized protein has protein sequence MASYGGKKNALAGRGMKKGGPKPELTEEQKQEIREAFDLFDTDGSGTIDAKELKVAMRALGFEPKKEEIKKMISDIDREGTGTIDFNEFLMLMTQKMSEKDVKEEILKAFRLFDDDDTGKISFKNLKRVAKELGESLTDEELQEMIDEADRDGDGEINETEFLKIMKKTSLY, from the exons ATG gCAAGTTATGGGGGGAAGAAGAATGCTCTTGCAGGGAGGGGAATGAAGAAAGGTGGTCCTAAACCAGAGCTCACAGAAGAGCAGAAACAAGAAATACGAGAAGCCTTTGATCTGTTTGACACAGATGGTTCTGGTACAATTGATGCAAAAGAACTAAAG GTTGCAATGAGGGCGTTAGGTTTTGAGccaaaaaaagaagaaattaaAAAGATGATTTCAGATATAGACAGAGAAGGCACAG GCACCATTGATTTCAATGAGTTTCTGATGTTGATGACACAGAAGATGAGTgaaaaagatgtaaaagaaGAAATCCTAAAAGCTTTCAGACtgtttgatgatgatgatactgGTAAAATCTCATTCAAAAATCTCAAGCGTGTTGCCAAAGAACTAGGAGAGAGCCTAACAGATGAAGAATTACAA gaAATGATAGATGAAGCAGATCGTGATGGCGATGGTGAAATCAATGAAACAGAATTCCTTAAAATCATGAAGAAAACAAGTTTGTACTAG
- the LOC138327710 gene encoding bis(monoacylglycero)phosphate synthase CLN5-like, giving the protein MTNIMADTGFGLIFTSLILLFSCDFAYTSTATWPVPYRRYDHRPVSSSYCQAGVIPFCPTGENDNSMPYFNPTDPVEIYALKKPVWQFEFGDLLGKFHIIHDALGIKNVKTGLNYTMEWYELFQLFNCTFPHLLKNDTLMWCNQGATCIYDGIQDKLWRQNGTLAKVATLTGAQFNSFADWVLMDNRTGLFYETWTVESGPGGKMWFDAFDCASWVLRAFNQLGVLGAKFDQSVHLNYTRIHLYSDQPIYLGNETEIFGKKGNVSLAKDMLNFYKNFQAHVSDTKLVLNIIDMLLYVVGKDEFYLYYNNAYWLLHMKKPYVGLTYNEVPVPGSGAYLKPQTIWQQEEAYWRTKFGNF; this is encoded by the exons ATGACAAACATCATGGCGGACACTGGTTTCGGTTTGATTTTTACTTcgttgattttattattttcttgcgATTTTGCTTATACATCTACTGCAACATGGCCAGTTCCATACAG GAGGTATGATCACCGCCCAGTATCCAGTTCCTACTGTCAGGCAGGCGTCATCCCGTTCTGTCCTACTGGTGAAAATGACAATTCCATGCCCTACTTCAACCCTACAGATCCCGTTGAAATTTATGCTCTGAAGAAACCAGTATGGCAGTTCGAATTTGGGGATTTATTAGGAAAATTT CATATCATTCACGATGCTCTTGGTATCAAGAATGTGAAGACTGGTCTGAATTACACCATGGAATGGTACGAACTGTTCCAGCTGTTTAACTGTACCTTTCCTCATCTCCTAAAGAATGATACCCTAATGTGGTGTAACCAGGGCGCTACCTGTATCTACGATGGTATCCAGGATAAACTGTGGCGTCAGAACGGGACCCTGGCCAAGGTTGCCACCTTGACAG GAGCCCAATTTAACAGCTTTGCAGACTGGGTGTTGATGGACAATCGGACTGGCCTATTCTACGAGACCTGGACTGTGGAAAGTGGACCTG GTGGAAAGATGTGGTTTGATGCCTTTGACTGTGCGAGTTGGGTCCTACGTGCATTTAACCAACTTGGAGTGTTAGGAGCGAAGTTTGATCAAAGCGTCCACCTGAATTACACACGGATACACCTCTACTCCGACCAACCCATATACCTTGGAAACGAAACTGAAATCTTTGGCAAAAAGGGCAATGTGTCACTAGCAAAGGACATGCTTAATTTCTATAAGAATTTCCAGGCCCATGTTTCGGATACCAAGCTGGTGTTGAATATAATAGACATGCTGTTATACGTCGTAGGTAAAGATGAATTCTACCTGTACTACAACAACGCCTATTGGCTTCTGCACATGAAGAAGCCATATGTGGGGCTGACCTACAACGAGGTACCAGTCCCAGGAAGTGGTGCTTATCTGAAACCTCAGACGATTTGGCAGCAGGAAGAAGCATACTGGAGAACCAAGTTTGGCAACTTTTGA